The stretch of DNA GTCATCGTCGATTTTCTAGGCGGAGACCCTGACAAGCCCATTATCGTGGCGCAGGTGTACGGCGGCAGAACCAAGCCGCCTTCGTTCAGCCATACCGGGGCCCTACCTGGAAACAGGTACCTGGCTGGCATCAAGAGCAAGGAAGTGCACGGTACGCGTTACAACCAGCTGCGGCTAGACGATACCTCGGGGCAAATCAATGCGCAGCTATCCTCCCAGCACGGGCATAGCAAGCTGAATCTGGGATGGCTGACTCATCCTCGCAGTGACGGCAAGGGGGAGGCGCGAGGCGAAGGGGCGGAGTTGCGCAGTGATTGCGCTGTTGCGGTACGCGGCGCACAAGGCGTACTCATCACTGCTGCCGCACGTCAGCAAGCGAGCGGCAGGCAACTCGACCGTAATGAATTGATTGGCTTGGTGGATGCGCTGCAAGGCATGCAGCAGTACCTGTCCGAACTGTCGTCGACGCATCATGCGGACGGCACCGACGACAAAGAACTCAGTCAACTGATCGCTCACCTAAAGCGGTGGGAAGCCGGCAGCAACACCGAAGTCGACGGCACGGGCACCGGGGGCCAACCCGTCGTGGCACTGTCCGCGCCTGCCGGTGTGGCAGTGACGAGCCAGGACAACATTGCGATCGGCTCGCAAACGCATATCGACATGGTCAGTATTGGCAATACCCAACTTTCCGTTGGCAAGAAATTGCTCGCCCGCGTATCAGAGAATATCAGCTTGTTTGCACATCGACTCGGCATAAAACTCATTGCCGCCAGCGGCAAGCTGGAAATGCAAACGCACGGTGACGACATCGAGCTCACGTCCGCCAAACGCATCGTGTTGACTGCAGCTGACGAAATCGTGCTGCAAGCGCCCAAACTGCGTGAGGTACGCTGATTTTTTCGGACACTCTTGTTTGGTAAAGTTCACCAACAGGAGCCTTTATGAAGACATTGAAGAAGACGTACACCCCGGAACTCAAGGAAGAAGCCGTGAAGCTGGTGCTGGCGCAGGGTTTGTCCATTGAGCAGGCAGCAGCACGAGTAAGTATCCCAAAAGGGACGCTGGCCAATTGGGTAGCAGCCGCCAAACGCGGGCCGGCCGCAACAGCAGCCCCTGGAAGCCGCTCTGTGGCCGAGCTGGAAGCGGAGAACGCGAAGCTGCGCAAGCAGCTAGCCCAGGCAGAGATGGAGCGGGACATCGTAAAAAAAGCGGCGGCGTACTTTGCGCAGGAGTCGCTGCCAAGTACGCGTGGATAAAGACAATGCGACTCGATTTCCCTGGCTATCCTGTGAAGCTGATGTGCCAGGTATTGGACGTCTCGCGCAGCGGCTACTACAACTCGCTGCAGGCCAAGCCATCGACACGCGAGCAGGAAGACGCTCGGTTGAAAATCCTGATTACGGCAGTGCATCGGCAAACCCGAGAGACCTACGGGGTGCCTCGGATAAAGCACGAGCTTGCTGCACAGGGTCATGAAGTTGGTCGCGACCGTGTGCGCCGACTTCGCCAGGAGCTCAATCTGCGCTGCAAACAACGGCGCAAATTCATCGCAACGACAAACTCGAATCACAACCTTCCCATCGCTGAGAACTTGCTGGAACAGCGGTTCGCGCCGAACAGGCCTGACGAAGTGTGGGTGACCGACATCACCTATATCTCCACTGCCGAAGGCTGGCTGTATCTTGCCGGCGTAAAGGACGTTTTTACCTGCGAGATCGTCGGCTACGCGATGGGCGAGCGCATGACGCAGGAGCTGACGACGCAGGCCTTGTGGCGCGCCGTGAGCCACAAGCGGCCGGCGCCAGGGCTGATCCATCATTCGGACCGTGGAAGCCAATACTGCGCCCATGCCTACCAGGAGCTGGTGGCGCAGTTCGGCATGCGCGCGTCGATGTCGCGCCGCGGGAACTGCTATGACAACGCGCCGATGGAGAGCTTCTGGGGCACGCTGAAGAATGAGCTTGTTCATCATCGCCGCTATGCCACCCGTGCTGAGGCAAAGGCCTCGATTCAGGAATACATTGAAATTTTCTACAACCGACAGCGGCGCCATTCCCGCATCGGCTTTGTTCCGCCAGCGTTGTTCGCCGAATCCTTCAGCGAACAGCCGCAGGCGGCTTAAGACGAGCGTGTCCGTTATTGACAGTACACCTCAGCGCTTCGTTGCGCAAGGTGCTCAAGTGGATCTCGGTGGCGGCGCGATCACGCAGCAAAGCAGTGGCAAGCACACCATCAAATCGTCGAAGTTCGCTCATATCAAACCGGGAGGCGGCAGTCCACTTGGTGTGACTTTGCCCAAGAGCGAGCTGGCGCACGATCAGCAAACGGTTCTGCGCTGGATTGGAACAGACGAGCCGATGAAGAATCAACGCTATCGCATCACGACAGAGGACGGCCGCACGTTCGAAGGACGCACCGATGCAACCGGGCTGACAGAGCGATTTACGAGTGCCATCCCTTTTGGACAGTACACGGTCGAAGCGCTCGACGACTGACAACGGTATCGCAGACAAGACGATAAACGAGGCTGAAGGGCACGATGACAACCGCTGAATACCTGTTACCCGCGAAACAAAACGATGGTGCCGCTCGGAAGGCTGAAGGCTTTGCGACACCGAAGCAGGACAAGAAGCTGCAATGCGCCAGGTTCCTCCCCAAGCGGGTGTTGCCGATCGTTTGAGGTGTACTGTCAATAACGGACACGCTCGTCTTAAGCCGCCTGCGGCTGTTCGCTGAAGGATTCGGCGAACAACGCTGGCGGAACAAAGCCGATGCGGGAATGGCGCCGCTGTCGGTTGTAGAAAATTTCGATGTATTCCTGAATCGAGGCCTTTGCCTCAGCACGGGTGGCATAGCGGCGATGATGAACAAGCTCATTCTTCAGCGTGCCCCAGAAGCTCTCCATCGGCGCGTTGTCATAGCAGTTCCCGCGGCGCGACATCGACGCGCGCATGCCGAACTGCGCCACCAGCTCCTGATAGGCATGGGCGCAGTATTGGCTTCCACGGTCCGAATGATGGATCAGCCCTGGCGCCGGCCGCTTGTGGCTCACGGCGCGCCACAAGGCCTGCGTCGTCAGCTCCTGCGTCATGCGCTCGCCCATCGCGTAGCCGACGATCTCGCAGGTAAAAACGTCCTTTACGCCGGCAAGATACAGCCAGCCTTCGGCAGTGGAGATATAGGTGATGTCGGTCACCCACACTTCGTCAGGCCTGTTCGGCGCGAACCGCTGTTCCAGCAAGTTCTCAGCGATGGGAAGGTTGTGATTCGAGTTTGTCGTTGCGATGAATTTGCGCCGTTGTTTGCAGCGCAGATTGAGCTCCTGGCGAAGTCGGCGCACACGGTCGCGACCAACTTCATGGCCCTGTGCAGCAAGCTCGTGCTTTATCCGAGGCACCCCGTAGGTCTCTCGGGTTTGCCGATGCACTGCCGTAATCAGGATTTTCAACCGAGCGTCTTCCTGCTCGCGTGTCGATGGCTTGGCCTGCAGCGAGTTGTAGTAGCCGCTGCGCGAGACGTCCAATACCTGGCACATCAGCTTCACAGGATAGCCAGGGAAATCGAGTCGCATTGTCTTTATCCACGCGTACTTGGCAGCGACTCCTGCGCAAAGTACGCCGCCGCCTTTTTTACGATGTCCCGCTCCATCTCTGCCTGGGCTAGCTGCTTGCGCAGCTTCGCGTTCTCCGCTTCCAGCTCGGCCACAGAGCGGCTTCCAGGGGCTGCTGTTGCGGCCGGCCCGCGTTTGGCGGCTGCTACCCAATTGGCCAGCGTCCCTTTTGGGATACTTACTCGTGCTGCTGCCTGCTCAATGGACAAACCCTGCGCCAGCACCAGCTTCACGGCTTCTTCCTTGAGTTCCGGGGTGTACGTCTTCTTCAATGTCTTCATAAAGGCTCCGTTGGTGAACTTTACCAAACAAGAGTGTCCGAAAAAATCAGCGTACCTCAGTTTTTCTGCCCGGGATCATGGGATCGAACTTGCGAATGAGCGCGCAGCGACAAACGGAGCTGCATAAAAAGGACAACATTGCATGGCGGCCAGATGTTCTCGGGCCAACGAATATAAGCAACGCCTCCAATGACAGTCCAAGAGGCCGACAACTGAGGCTCGATCCGATGCAAACCACGGTGGACATTTATGATCCTGCCGGTCCAATGGACATCAGTGGAGATGGTCGGCATGGCAATGTGACACTCGACGAGAACTTTCGCTCGCCATTGCTAACGGATGACCCACCAACCGCGAAAAACCCGCGTACCGCGATACAAAAGGCCCGGGCGCGAGGCTGGGGTGAGGTCTTTTTCAAAAGCTATGGAGAGCTGCTACAGCATCTCGAATCACGCCTCAACAATACATTCTCCGACGGTAAGCTGCGGCAGGAATGGTGCGATGTCGTGGGCGTTGATCCTCGCGTATGGGGAAGCGATCCCAGCTTGCCGCAATCGGCATTAACGGAAGGCGAACTCAAGAAACTGGCTACGGGCTGCTGGTTTGCTGTGTACGCGTTCGGATACAACTGGCTGCAATCCAATGGGGACAGCGCCAGAATCATCGCAAAGCGCATCAATCAGCTGGTGGACGATCTCAAGCAGTCAGGCTATGAGTGCAACCAAGTGATCGTCGTAACCCACTCTATGGGCGGGCTGGTCGGCCGGGCACTGGTCCATCCGAAGTACGGAAATCTGCAGGACAAGGTGCTGGGGGTCGTCCATGGCGTCATGCCGGCCATCGGTGCCCCAGCTGCCTACAGGCGCATGAGGGCCGGGTTCGAGGATTCCGGCATGATGTTTGGCCCGGAAAACAGTCTTGGCGCCAAGGTGGCCGGCAATTATGGCGACGAGGTGACAGCAGTTCTGGCGAATGCACCAGGGGGATTGGAGTTATTACCAACCGCGTCCTATGGCAATCGCTGGTTGCGCGTGACACACAATGGACGCGACCTGGATGCATGGCCGAAACAAGGCGAGCCATACAGTGAGATCTACAAGGTGCGAGGCAAGTGGTATTCACTGTTTCTGGAAAAATGGATCAATCCGTCTGGACTGCCTTCAAGACTAGGCGGCGGCACTTTCGAGCGGACGTGCGAGTATCTCGATAAGGCCCAAGGCTTCCATCGACAGATCGATCAAACGTTTCATCCCAACAGCTATGCACATTACGGTGCCGACCAAGCGCGACGGAGCTTTGGCGAAGTCATATGGGAAATCGACAAAAGCTGCGCTGACCCGACGGGCTGGCAAGATTGGCCCATCCTCGGTGACACCAAGCAAGGGCGAGTGGAACTCGTTCGATGGGATACTCTAAACAGCAAGGCCTTCGAAATTGTCGATTTTGAAGTACCCAAGCCGATATATGCCACTATCCTTCCGCCATCGGCGCCAGGCGACCAGACCGTTCCAGCGAAATCTGCCGACCATCAGCTGAAAAGTGGAATGTTCAAGGGCGTGTTCCGCCAGACCGGTTACGAACACCAAGCAAGCTACAAAAATCATCGGGCGATCGCATCGACGTTGTACAGCATTATGCGCATCGCCCAAGCAGCTACATGGAAATGCTGAAAAGGACATTTATATGCTCGCAATAACACGCCTTTACATTGTTCCTCTTGCCGGCGTGCTCTTGATGCTTGCTGCCTGCGATCGCACTCCAAAAGAATGGAAGACCGCTAACATGACCACACTTACTCCCCGTCTCCAGGCTGTTTTCCAGAAAACTAAGACCGTCTGCTTTGGAAGATTCATGGTGGATTTGCCTTCCTCAACAACCGTAGCATGGGGGGAAACGGATGTGTCACTTGGTATAAGCGTACGCCCTAATGGCGTAAATGAAGTAGAAAACCTGGCGCAGAAATTTATCAATGAACTCAACAGTGAGAAGGCCATCAACCACGATGACGTCCCCTTGCTGCTGTCGGTAGAACATGTGCCCCAGCCGGAAGGCAAAATCGTTATCGGTTACGAAGATTTTCAGTCCGTCAACGGGCTCAAGATCAACGGGTATTTCAGGCTGAATAATGACGGCATTATCATTAATGCACGTCCTTTAAGGAACGACAGAGATGGAACTGTATCACTCATCAAGAGCATCGCCCGGCGCCTGAAGCAACGTTCTGAGAACGAAATCCCAATTGAGCACGGCAACTGTATCGAACACGCCTTCCTCCCTGACAAAACGGCTCCAGGCGAGGAACCGCCTGCAGAACTCATTCGTATCGGTTTTCGGTTGAAGGAGTTTCCTGACACGCACCTCTCGATTTTTATTGGTCCGTCGAATCCCCATTACGAAGAGAGCCACTCGTTGGAGTGGCGACTCAATCAGCTCGAGAAGAACCAAAAAACCCAGGATCCCAACAATCCCCTGATAAAAACTAAAGACTTGCGGAGAGGGGCGCGGCAGATCCACGGCTGGTTAAACGGCTTTGAAGCTCTGTCGCGTACCCCGGAACAGGCGGAAATACACTCGATCCATGATTTCGCCATGGATTTCAGAGGGGTGCCGTCAGACCCGTTGAAACCTTATGTAGAAATACAGATGCAGACCGGCGTTGCCGATAACGTCGCCGGCGCAACCAAAGCTAGCCTGACTGACGAAGAGGCCATCGCGGTTTGGGACAAGATCACCAGCACTATCCGCGTGCGTTCGACCGGCACCGCGGCGGCCAAGACCGCCGAGACGGACTCTGGCCCCAGGCTTCCACTCGGCGAGCTTGCGGCAACTGGTCGCGCGTGCCCGCAAACGGGCTGGTGGGTGCCTGATGAGCCGAAAGATCGTCAGGGTGACCGGAGACAGCACATCAAGGCAGGCGAGCGCATGCCACATGTGATATCGCTCGGCGAACCGTCCATATGGCAAAAGCTGAAAGGAGAAAGGCCTACTTACCGTACGGCGACGGTGTGGAAACTCCTCAGCTATGACGACGCGCCAGTTCACGTCGACACGATCTTGGCGACGCCAACAATCGCACAAGTTTCTTCCGACAACTTTGCCGTCAAAGACGCTGGAGGCGGCACAACCGAAAGCAGCCGGAACGACGAAACCTCAGCGCAGAAGAAAGGTTAAGCCATGCGAAATGTGATTCGTCTTGGCGCCCCCTCGTCTCATGGCGGCAAGGTCGAGAGTACCGGCGCAAATCATTTTACGGTTGACGGCATTCCTGTCGCTCGCGTCGGGGATGTATGCAGTTGCCCCATCAAAGGACATGATAACTGCACCATTGCCGAAGGAGAACTAGACCACGTCATTGACGGAGTTGCTGTCGCCTACGATGGGCATAAGACCACTTGTGGAGCTACCCCCCGGTGTCAGAATAGTTGTCGCGTCACTTGGTGAAGTAAAACCATACCGGGGACGGGCAAGAGAGATTGCGTGAAGCAGTATTCAGCAGAACGGAAAGAAGCACTACTACGGCAGATGATGCCGCCGCAGAACAGGTTGGTGTCGGAGCTGGCTCGCGAGAGCGGGATTACCGAGCAGACCCTTTATACTTGGCGCCGTCAACTTCGTAATCAGGGAACAGCGGTGCCGGGTAGTGGGAAAAATGCTGAGGAATGGACCTCGGAAGACAAGTTTGCCGTGGTGTTGGAGACGGCCGCGCTGAACGCCAGCGAGCTGGCCGAGTATTGCCGTCGCAAGGGGTTATTCGCCGAGCAGATCGCCATGTGGCGCGCCGCATGCATGGCCGCCAATGCGAGCACGACGCAGCAGACGCGGGGCCAGCTGGCGCAGTCGAAGGAAGACAAGAAGCGCATCCGGCAGCTGGAGAAGGACTTGCAGCGCAAGGAGAAAGCGCTGGCCGAGGCGGCAGCGCTGTTGATCTTGCGAAAAAAAGCCCAGGCGATCTGGGGGGACAAAGAGGAAGACTGATCAGCGTCCCAGATCGCCTGTCGTGTGTCGAGTTGATCCGTGAAGCACAGACAGCGGGCAGTCGCCTTGCGCCAGCCTGCCTCGAGTTGGGCATCACCCTGCGCACATTTCAGCGCTGGGTGCGTGAAGGCGACGATGCCGTGGCCACTGACAGCCGTCCAACCAGTGTGCGTCCAGAACCGGCCAACAAACTGAGCGAGGACGAGCGAGCCGAGATCCTGGCCGTTGCCAACAGCGAGGAATTCGCCAGCCTTCCACCGAGCCAGATCGTGCCGGCGCTGGCCGATCGCGGCGTGTACATGGCGTCGGAGTCGAGCTTCTACCGCGTCTTGAAAGCGGCATCGCAACAGCATCACCGAGGCCGAGCGAAGAAGCCTTCTGAGCGCGTCGTCACGAGCCATTGCGCCACCGGCCCGAACCAGGTATGGAGTTGGGACATAACCTGGATGCCGGCCGCCGTGAAAGGCCAGTTTTACTATTGGTACATGGTGCTCGATGTCTTCAGCCGTAAGATCGTCGGCCATGAAGTGCATGTCGCGGAATCGGCGGAACTGGCGTCACGGCTGATGCGCCGGGCCAGCTTGGCCGAAGGATTGGCAGGCCGTTCCCTGGTGCTCCATTCAGACAATGGCAGTGCCATGAAAGGCGCGACCATGCTGGCCACGCTGGAGCAGTTGGGTGTGGCACCGTCGTTCAGCAGGCCGCGTGTGAGCAACGACAATGCCTACGCCGAGTCGTTGTTCCGTACCTGCAAATACCGTCCGGACTACCCGAGAAAACCATTCGGGAGCCTGGAACAGGCGCAGGCATGGACGCAGAAATTCGTACGTTGGTACAACCAGGAGCACAAGCACAGCGGCCTGAAATTCGTTACACCGGCACAGCGTCACAACGGCCAGGACGCGGCGATCCTGAAACGCCGGGAGCAGGTTTATGACGATGCCCGAAACCGTCACCCGCAGCGCTGGTCGCGGGGCATCAGGAACTGGACACTGGAGAATCAGGTCTGGTTGAATCCGGAACGGATTCGACCAGAAGAATTAAAGCGCGCAGCTTGAGGTGACGCGACAACTACGTTGACAAACGCCGCTACCTTGATTGCCACCATAGGGAACTTTGGCGGACAATAGTCAAAAGTAGCGTCTGAACCTCACTAGCTTTAGACCTTGGCGAGCATTGGCAGAGGCTTATATTTCCTATTTCTGGCTCCTGCAACTGTGAATGCCCGTGGAGAGAAACTCATGCGGCGCCAACTCGCCGCTATTCTGCAGCCAAGTGGCCGTTTAGTCGGCGTTACCTCTGCAAGATAGCGCTTCATCGCCGCTTCAAAGGTCATCCTTTCTGAAGGGCTGCGCTTGATGAACAAGCCTCGCACCATCTCATCTTCAGTCCGACGCGACCAGTCTTCAGCGTCTTTCTTGAGACGGAATGTCTTAACAGTGGTCGGCCAACCGGCCTTACGAATAACCGCTTTCCAGGTCCCCGATGGGGTCTTGACGATGGTTGCCATGCGCGCTCCAGTACTCTCAGAATTTGCTTACTGTACCGAAATTGTACGGAGGTTCCCAATAGAAACTAAAAAAGGACTTAGGTTCTCACCTAAGTCCTTGATTTTATTGGTAGGCCTCCCCGGAGTCGAACCGGGCACCAACGGATTATGAGTCCGCTGCTCTAACCAGGCATGAGCTAGAGGCCCAGAAATCGGGACAGTGACAAGCTGGAAGAACGCTCGCCACCCGCTTCAGCGGCGCGGTACCGTGAAGCGGAGTGGCGAGAGGATATTGCTTTTAGTGCAGGTACGTCAAGCGCAGACTACAACAATCAGCTGCTGCCCTCGAGGAAGCTCTTCAGCTTGTCCGAGCGCGACGGGTGGCGCAGCTTGCGCAGCGCCTTCGCTTCGATCTGGCGGATGCGCTCGCGGGTGACGTCGAATTGCTTGCCCACCTCTTCCAGCGTGTGGTCGGTCGACATCTCGATGCCGAAGCGCATGCGCAGCACCTTGGCTTCGCGCGGGGTCAGCGAATCGAGCACGTCCTTCACCACGCCGCGCATCGAGGCGTGCAGCGCGGCGTCCGAGGGCGCTAGCGTGTTGTTGTCCTCGATGAAGTCGCCCAGGTGCGAATCGTCGTCGTCGCCGATCGGCGTCTCCATCGAAATCGGCTCCTTCGCGATCTTCATGATCTTGCGAATCTTATCTTCCGGCATTTCCATCTTGATGGCGAGGGTCGCCGGATCCGGTTCGGCGCCGGTTTCCTGCAGAATCTGGCGCGAGATCCGGTTCATCTTGTTGATGGTCTCGATCATGTGCACCGGAATACGGATGGTGCGCGCCTGGTCCGCGATCGAGCGGGTGATGGCCTGGCGGATCCACCACGTCGCATAGGTCGAGAATTTATAACCGCGGCGGTATTCGAACTTGTCCACCGCCTTCATCAGGCCGATGTTGCCTTCCTGGATCAGGTCGAGGAACTGCAGGCCGCGGTTGGTGTACTTCTTGGCGATCGAGATCACCAGGCGCAGGTTGGCCTCGGTCATCTCGCGCTTGGCCTTGCGCGCCTTCATTTCGCCGGCGGCCATTTGCCGGTTGATGTTGCGCAGGTCCGGCAGCGGCAGCACGACCCTGGCTTGCAGGTCGATCAGGCGTTGCTGCAGTTCCTTGATGGTCGGGATGTTACGGCCCAGGATGGCGCTATAGGCGTGGCCGGCGTTCACTTCGCCGTCCACCCAGTCCAGGTTGGTCTCGTTGCCCGGGAAGACCTTGATGAAGTGGGCGCGCGGCATGCCGCAGCGGTTCACGGCCACGTCCAGGATCTGCTTCTCGATGTGGCGCACTTCGTCCACCTGGCCGCGCAGGGTGTCGCACAGCTTCTCGACCACCTTTGCGGTGAAGCGGATGCCCAGCAGTTCGTTGGAGATGGCGTCCTGCGCCTTGACATAGGCCTTGCTGTTGTAGCCGTCCTTCTCGAAGGCCTTGCGCATCTTGTCGAACTGGTCGGCGATGTTGCCGAACTTCTCGAGGGCGGATGCCTTCAGGGCCTCCAACTGCTCGGCCGAGTAGCCGGCCGCGCCCGAGGCGCTGGTGCCGGTGTCTTCTTCCTCTTCCTCGGCTTCTTCCTCTTCGTCGGCGTCTTCGTCCTCGTCGTCGGTCGAGGTCGGGGCCACGGCGGTCGGCGAGGTGTTCTCGTCTTCGTCCGGGTCGACCATGCCGTCGACGATCTCGTCGATCTTGATCTCGTCCTTCTCGATCTTGTTGGCGGCCTCGATGATCTCGGCGATGGTCACCGGGCAGGCCGAGATGGCCTGGATCATGTCCTTCAGGCCGTCCTCGATGCGCTTGGCGATCTCGATCTCGCCTTCGCGGGTCAGCAGTTCGACCGAGCCCATCTCGCGCATGTACATGCGCACCGGGTCGGTGGTGCGGCCGAAGTCGGAGTCGACGGTCGACAGCGCCGCCTCGGCGGCCGCCTCGGCTTCGTCGTCGCTGGTGACGTTCGGGACGTTATCGGACAGCAGCAGGGTTTCGGCGTCAGGAGCGTGCTCGTAGACGGCGATGCCCATGTCGTTGAAGGTGCCGATGATGCCTTCGATCGCTTCCGGATCGACGATGTTGTCCGGCAGGTGGTCGTTGATCTCGGAGTAGGTGAGGAAGCCGCGCTCCTTGCCCGACTTGATCAGGGCCTTGAGCTTGTTGCGGCGGATCTCGAGCTCTTCTTCGCTCGCCTCGGTATCCGAGGAGAACGCGTCCTTCAGCAGCGCCTTTTCCTTGGCCTTGCGGTCCTTGGCCTTGGCCTTGTCCGCTGCCTTCAGTTCGGCGCGCTCGACCGCGTTCAGTGCGGCGATCTCATCGTTCTCGGGCGTGAATTCCTTGGGCTTGCGGCCACGGCGTCCGGGGACCTTGACGGTGGGCAGGACGTAACCGGACGTGTCGATGGCGGCCAGTGCGGCCGCATCGGTCGTCGCGTTGACCGGTGCCGGGCTCGCCGTACGAACCTCGGCCTGGTCTTGGCCTTTGTCCACCTTGGCGGACGCTCGCGTGGTCTTTGCAGCCACTTTGGTTTCGGGTTTCTTGGTTGGCACAGGCGCTTTCGAAGTCACAACGACTAACTTTACGATGGTTAAAGATAAAGTTTTTTGTTACCTTACATCACCCTGCGGGCAACGAAGCGTTGCCCCGCTAACTGAAACTCCACGCCCCGATTGAAACGAAAAATTGTTTCAACAGTTGCAATAGTTAGCGTTTTATTATAGCACGCACCCCTGTTTTTCCAAGTTGCACAAATGACCACACTGGCGTCGGCCGGCAATCATTAACGGGGTGTCATTGCTGCAGAATCTTCCCGAGCCAGGAGCTCCTGCTGGGCAACGATTTCGCGATAGCGAGTACTCACCTGATCTGGGGTCAGCCCCGAAGAAAACAACTGGTTAAGTTCTTGCTTTAACGCGTCCATCTTGATCTGGCGCACAGCACTAAGCAGCCAGATGCGATCTGCCTCAACGTCCGATTCCGGTTCCGCAGCAATTTCCGATATCAAACTGTCGTATTCTGCCGTCACTTCTTTT from Massilia varians encodes:
- a CDS encoding type VI secretion system Vgr family protein, which encodes MHAQGAGASDSDSDSGWIRVASTWASNHWGTITLPRVGDEVIVDFLGGDPDKPIIVAQVYGGRTKPPSFSHTGALPGNRYLAGIKSKEVHGTRYNQLRLDDTSGQINAQLSSQHGHSKLNLGWLTHPRSDGKGEARGEGAELRSDCAVAVRGAQGVLITAAARQQASGRQLDRNELIGLVDALQGMQQYLSELSSTHHADGTDDKELSQLIAHLKRWEAGSNTEVDGTGTGGQPVVALSAPAGVAVTSQDNIAIGSQTHIDMVSIGNTQLSVGKKLLARVSENISLFAHRLGIKLIAASGKLEMQTHGDDIELTSAKRIVLTAADEIVLQAPKLREVR
- a CDS encoding T6SS immunity protein Tli4 family protein, coding for MTTLTPRLQAVFQKTKTVCFGRFMVDLPSSTTVAWGETDVSLGISVRPNGVNEVENLAQKFINELNSEKAINHDDVPLLLSVEHVPQPEGKIVIGYEDFQSVNGLKINGYFRLNNDGIIINARPLRNDRDGTVSLIKSIARRLKQRSENEIPIEHGNCIEHAFLPDKTAPGEEPPAELIRIGFRLKEFPDTHLSIFIGPSNPHYEESHSLEWRLNQLEKNQKTQDPNNPLIKTKDLRRGARQIHGWLNGFEALSRTPEQAEIHSIHDFAMDFRGVPSDPLKPYVEIQMQTGVADNVAGATKASLTDEEAIAVWDKITSTIRVRSTGTAAAKTAETDSGPRLPLGELAATGRACPQTGWWVPDEPKDRQGDRRQHIKAGERMPHVISLGEPSIWQKLKGERPTYRTATVWKLLSYDDAPVHVDTILATPTIAQVSSDNFAVKDAGGGTTESSRNDETSAQKKG
- a CDS encoding PAAR domain-containing protein, encoding MRNVIRLGAPSSHGGKVESTGANHFTVDGIPVARVGDVCSCPIKGHDNCTIAEGELDHVIDGVAVAYDGHKTTCGATPRCQNSCRVTW
- a CDS encoding IS3 family transposase (programmed frameshift) — protein: MKTLKKTYTPELKEEAVKLVLAQGLSIEQAAARVSIPKGTLANWVAAAKRGPAATAAPGSRSVAELEAENAKLRKQLAQAEMERDIVKKGGGVLCAGVAAKYAWIKTMRLDFPGYPVKLMCQVLDVSRSGYYNSLQAKPSTREQEDARLKILITAVHRQTRETYGVPRIKHELAAQGHEVGRDRVRRLRQELNLRCKQRRKFIATTNSNHNLPIAENLLEQRFAPNRPDEVWVTDITYISTAEGWLYLAGVKDVFTCEIVGYAMGERMTQELTTQALWRAVSHKRPAPGLIHHSDRGSQYCAHAYQELVAQFGMRASMSRRGNCYDNAPMESFWGTLKNELVHHRRYATRAEAKASIQEYIEIFYNRQRRHSRIGFVPPALFAESFSEQPQAA
- a CDS encoding IS3 family transposase (programmed frameshift) produces the protein MKQYSAERKEALLRQMMPPQNRLVSELARESGITEQTLYTWRRQLRNQGTAVPGSGKNAEEWTSEDKFAVVLETAALNASELAEYCRRKGLFAEQIAMWRAACMAANASTTQQTRGQLAQSKEDKKRIRQLEKDLQRKEKALAEAAALLILRKKAQANLGGQRGRLISVPDRLSCVELIREAQTAGSRLAPACLELGITLRTFQRWVREGDDAVATDSRPTSVRPEPANKLSEDERAEILAVANSEEFASLPPSQIVPALADRGVYMASESSFYRVLKAASQQHHRGRAKKPSERVVTSHCATGPNQVWSWDITWMPAAVKGQFYYWYMVLDVFSRKIVGHEVHVAESAELASRLMRRASLAEGLAGRSLVLHSDNGSAMKGATMLATLEQLGVAPSFSRPRVSNDNAYAESLFRTCKYRPDYPRKPFGSLEQAQAWTQKFVRWYNQEHKHSGLKFVTPAQRHNGQDAAILKRREQVYDDARNRHPQRWSRGIRNWTLENQVWLNPERIRPEELKRAA
- a CDS encoding IS3 family transposase (programmed frameshift), which codes for MKTLKKTYTPELKEEAVKLVLAQGLSIEQAAARVSIPKGTLANWVAAAKRGPAATAAPGSRSVAELEAENAKLRKQLAQAEMERDIGKKGGGVLCAGVAAKYAWIKTMRLDFPGYPVKLMCQVLDVSRSGYYNSLQAKPSTREQEDARLKILITAVHRQTRETYGVPRIKHELAAQGHEVGRDRVRRLRQELNLRCKQRRKFIATTNSNHNLPIAENLLEQRFAPNRPDEVWVTDITYISTAEGWLYLAGVKDVFTCEIVGYAMGERMTQELTTQALWRAVSHKRPAPGLIHHSDRGSQYCAHAYQELVAQFGMRASMSRRGNCYDNAPMESFWGTLKNELVHHRRYATRAEAKASIQEYIEIFYNRQRRHSRIGFVPPALFAESFSEQPQAA
- a CDS encoding esterase/lipase family protein; protein product: MSAQRQTELHKKDNIAWRPDVLGPTNISNASNDSPRGRQLRLDPMQTTVDIYDPAGPMDISGDGRHGNVTLDENFRSPLLTDDPPTAKNPRTAIQKARARGWGEVFFKSYGELLQHLESRLNNTFSDGKLRQEWCDVVGVDPRVWGSDPSLPQSALTEGELKKLATGCWFAVYAFGYNWLQSNGDSARIIAKRINQLVDDLKQSGYECNQVIVVTHSMGGLVGRALVHPKYGNLQDKVLGVVHGVMPAIGAPAAYRRMRAGFEDSGMMFGPENSLGAKVAGNYGDEVTAVLANAPGGLELLPTASYGNRWLRVTHNGRDLDAWPKQGEPYSEIYKVRGKWYSLFLEKWINPSGLPSRLGGGTFERTCEYLDKAQGFHRQIDQTFHPNSYAHYGADQARRSFGEVIWEIDKSCADPTGWQDWPILGDTKQGRVELVRWDTLNSKAFEIVDFEVPKPIYATILPPSAPGDQTVPAKSADHQLKSGMFKGVFRQTGYEHQASYKNHRAIASTLYSIMRIAQAATWKC